One stretch of Streptomyces sp. MMBL 11-1 DNA includes these proteins:
- a CDS encoding DUF3151 domain-containing protein: protein MSIHENLLGGPAPTHLPDDPEPRELLAAGTPPAEVAAKYPTSSLAWAQLADEAFEGGRVVESYAYARTGYHRGLDSLRRAGWKGHGPVPFEHEPNRGFLRALHALARAAGSIGETEEHERCSAFLRDSSPTAADILS, encoded by the coding sequence ATGTCCATCCACGAGAACCTGCTCGGCGGCCCCGCCCCGACCCACCTCCCCGACGACCCCGAGCCGCGCGAGCTGCTCGCCGCCGGCACCCCGCCCGCCGAGGTCGCCGCGAAGTACCCCACCTCCTCGCTCGCCTGGGCGCAGCTCGCCGACGAGGCGTTCGAGGGCGGCCGGGTCGTCGAGTCGTACGCGTACGCCCGTACCGGCTACCATCGCGGCCTCGACTCGCTGCGCCGGGCCGGGTGGAAGGGCCACGGCCCCGTCCCGTTCGAGCACGAGCCGAACCGCGGCTTCCTGCGCGCGCTGCACGCCCTGGCGCGGGCCGCCGGGTCGATCGGCGAGACCGAGGAGCACGAGCGCTGCTCGGCGTTCCTGCGGGACTCCTCGCCGACCGCCGCCGACATCCTGAGCTGA
- a CDS encoding tryptophan 2,3-dioxygenase family protein — translation MSTNHPDPEATGAETPHLDFAGTTPYEDYVQADVLTHLQHLRSDDPGEMVFLVTTQVMELWFTVIVHEWVTATRALREDRIPVARDALKRSLRELEALNESWRPLAGLTPAQFNSYRGALGEGSGFQSAMYRRMEFLLGDKSASMLVPHRGAPRVYAELEKALGEPSLYDETLALLARRGYAIPEAVTGRDLTQRYEPSPEVEAVWAEIYASDDQNDELVRLGELLTDVGELVWRWRNDHLVATRRAMGSKTGTGGSAGVAWLEKRATKNVFPELWTARSHV, via the coding sequence ATGTCGACGAATCACCCCGACCCCGAAGCCACCGGTGCGGAGACCCCGCACCTGGACTTCGCGGGAACGACTCCGTACGAGGACTATGTCCAGGCGGATGTCCTGACCCACCTCCAGCACCTCCGCTCGGACGATCCCGGCGAGATGGTCTTCCTGGTCACCACCCAGGTCATGGAGCTGTGGTTCACGGTCATCGTCCACGAGTGGGTGACCGCGACCCGTGCCCTGCGCGAGGACCGCATACCCGTCGCGCGCGACGCCCTGAAGCGTTCGCTGCGTGAGCTGGAGGCGCTCAACGAGTCCTGGCGGCCGCTGGCCGGACTCACCCCCGCCCAGTTCAACTCCTACCGGGGGGCCCTCGGCGAGGGCTCCGGGTTCCAGTCGGCGATGTACCGGCGGATGGAGTTCCTGCTCGGCGACAAGTCCGCCTCCATGCTGGTACCGCACCGGGGCGCGCCCCGTGTGTACGCCGAGCTGGAGAAGGCGCTCGGGGAGCCCAGCCTGTACGACGAGACGCTCGCCCTGCTGGCCCGGCGCGGGTACGCGATTCCCGAGGCGGTCACCGGCCGGGACCTGACCCAGCGGTACGAGCCGTCGCCCGAGGTCGAGGCCGTCTGGGCGGAGATCTACGCCTCCGACGACCAGAACGACGAGCTGGTGCGCCTCGGCGAGCTGCTCACCGATGTCGGCGAGCTCGTCTGGCGCTGGCGCAACGACCACCTCGTCGCCACCCGGCGCGCGATGGGCTCCAAGACCGGCACCGGCGGCTCCGCCGGGGTGGCCTGGCTGGAGAAGCGCGCCACGAAGAACGTGTTCCCCGAGCTGTGGACGGCGCGCAGCCATGTCTGA
- a CDS encoding DHA2 family efflux MFS transporter permease subunit, with product MADAPAPGEIRVVSPVGRWVVLTTVLGSSMAMLDSTVINVALPRIGEDLGTGMAALQWTANAYMLTLAGLILLGGALGDRYGRRRVFVVGVVWFAAASLLCGLAPNAAVLVAARALQGVGGALLTPGSLALIQASFHPDDRARAVGLWSGFGGVGAAVGPFLGGWLVDGPGWRWVFLLNLPLAALCVPVALRHVPESRDPAAHGRFDVLGAALGALALAGVTYALIEAPGRGASPAVLGTALGGLAVGVAFVLVERRRADPMLPPSIFRSRLFTSVNLVTFCVYAALGGFFFLSAIQLQVVAGYSALGAGTALLPTTVLMLLFSARSGELGRRIGPRIPLTAGPLLAAAGMLLMLRVGPGTPSVGSYVREVLPAVSVLGAGLVVVVAPLTATVLAAVDAGREGLASGINNAAARAAGLIAVAALPLVAGMGPEAYRDAGEFATAFRRAMPMCAGLLVAGAALAWWTVRTPAAAVRGGERPACAVHCGVAAPPLEPERAPDTER from the coding sequence ATGGCTGATGCCCCCGCGCCCGGAGAGATCCGGGTCGTCTCGCCCGTCGGGCGGTGGGTCGTCCTGACCACCGTGCTCGGCTCCAGCATGGCGATGCTGGACTCCACGGTCATCAACGTGGCCCTGCCCCGCATCGGCGAGGACCTCGGCACCGGCATGGCCGCGCTCCAGTGGACCGCCAACGCGTACATGCTCACGCTCGCCGGGCTGATCCTCCTCGGCGGTGCGCTCGGGGACCGGTACGGGCGGCGGCGGGTGTTCGTCGTGGGGGTGGTGTGGTTCGCGGCGGCCTCCCTGCTCTGCGGGCTCGCGCCGAACGCGGCGGTTCTCGTCGCCGCCAGGGCCCTGCAAGGAGTGGGGGGCGCGCTGCTCACCCCGGGGTCCCTCGCGCTCATCCAGGCCAGTTTCCATCCGGACGACCGGGCCCGGGCCGTCGGGCTGTGGTCCGGGTTCGGCGGAGTCGGGGCGGCCGTGGGCCCCTTTCTGGGCGGGTGGCTCGTCGACGGGCCCGGATGGCGGTGGGTGTTCCTGCTCAACCTGCCGCTCGCCGCCCTCTGCGTGCCCGTCGCGCTCCGGCACGTACCGGAGTCGCGGGATCCGGCGGCGCACGGCCGGTTCGACGTGCTGGGGGCGGCCCTCGGGGCGCTGGCGCTCGCCGGGGTGACGTACGCCCTGATCGAGGCCCCGGGGCGGGGCGCGTCGCCGGCGGTGCTCGGGACGGCCCTCGGCGGCCTCGCCGTCGGAGTGGCGTTCGTCCTGGTCGAGCGGCGGCGGGCGGATCCCATGCTGCCGCCGTCGATCTTCCGCTCCCGCCTGTTCACCTCGGTCAACCTGGTGACCTTCTGCGTCTACGCGGCCCTCGGCGGCTTCTTCTTCCTCTCCGCGATCCAGCTCCAGGTGGTCGCCGGGTACTCGGCGCTGGGGGCCGGTACCGCGCTGCTGCCGACCACGGTCCTGATGCTGCTGTTCTCCGCCCGGTCGGGGGAGCTGGGGCGACGGATCGGGCCGCGCATCCCGCTCACCGCGGGGCCGCTGCTGGCCGCCGCCGGGATGCTCCTGATGCTGCGGGTGGGGCCGGGCACCCCGTCCGTCGGTTCGTACGTCCGTGAGGTGCTGCCGGCCGTATCGGTGCTCGGCGCCGGGCTCGTCGTGGTCGTCGCGCCGCTCACCGCGACCGTCCTGGCCGCCGTGGACGCCGGGCGGGAGGGGCTGGCCAGCGGCATCAACAACGCCGCCGCGCGGGCCGCGGGGCTCATCGCGGTGGCCGCCCTCCCGCTGGTCGCCGGGATGGGGCCCGAGGCGTACCGGGACGCGGGCGAGTTCGCCACGGCCTTCCGGCGGGCGATGCCGATGTGCGCCGGGCTGCTGGTGGCCGGTGCGGCCCTCGCCTGGTGGACGGTGCGCACTCCGGCCGCCGCCGTCCGCGGCGGTGAGCGGCCCGCGTGCGCGGTGCACTGCGGGGTCGCCGCCCCGCCGCTGGAGCCGGAGCGCGCTCCGGACACCGAGCGGTGA
- a CDS encoding MalY/PatB family protein — translation MGATYDFDAVVDRRGTWCVQWDGVADRFGADGLLPFTISDMDFATAPEVLAALRARLEHGVFGYTTWQQDDFRSAIAHWYATRYGTTIDTGQLVYGPSVLNQLSQLLRMWTGEGDGVVVHTPTYDGFRKAVTGLGRELRGVPVGDEEALERELSRADAKVLVLCSPHNPTGRVWTADELARTAALAERHGVAVISDEIHADFVHDGGVGRVHVPWTRVAGAGRWALVSSGSKAFNFPALTGSYGLIGDPADRAEFVRRMETGEGLASPAVLSLTAHIAAYREGAAWLDAVRAYVAGNLDHVAERLGAAFPELGWEPPQAGYLAWIDLRPLGVDDEALQRELVEREKVAIMGGSVYGAPGFVRLNVGCPREKAVRGVSALVRAVEAVR, via the coding sequence GTGGGTGCGACTTACGATTTCGACGCCGTCGTCGACCGCCGGGGCACCTGGTGCGTCCAGTGGGACGGGGTCGCTGACCGGTTCGGGGCCGACGGGCTGCTGCCGTTCACCATCTCCGACATGGACTTCGCCACGGCCCCCGAGGTCCTGGCCGCGCTCCGGGCCCGCCTGGAGCACGGGGTGTTCGGCTACACCACCTGGCAGCAGGACGACTTCCGCTCGGCGATAGCCCACTGGTACGCCACCCGGTACGGCACCACGATCGACACCGGGCAGCTGGTCTACGGGCCGTCCGTGCTCAACCAGCTCTCCCAGCTGCTCCGGATGTGGACGGGGGAGGGGGACGGCGTCGTCGTCCACACCCCCACGTACGACGGCTTCCGCAAGGCGGTCACCGGGCTCGGGCGCGAGCTGCGGGGGGTGCCGGTGGGGGACGAGGAGGCGCTGGAGCGCGAGCTGTCGCGGGCGGACGCGAAGGTGCTGGTGCTGTGCTCGCCGCACAACCCGACGGGCCGGGTGTGGACGGCCGACGAGCTGGCCCGGACGGCCGCGCTGGCCGAGCGGCACGGGGTCGCGGTGATCAGCGACGAGATCCACGCGGACTTCGTGCACGACGGCGGAGTGGGGCGCGTCCATGTGCCGTGGACGCGGGTGGCGGGCGCCGGGCGCTGGGCGCTCGTCTCCTCCGGTTCGAAGGCGTTCAACTTTCCGGCGCTGACCGGTTCGTACGGGCTGATCGGCGACCCGGCCGACCGGGCGGAGTTCGTGCGCCGGATGGAGACGGGGGAGGGCCTGGCGTCGCCGGCCGTCCTGTCGTTGACCGCGCACATCGCGGCGTACCGGGAGGGGGCGGCGTGGCTGGACGCGGTACGGGCGTACGTGGCGGGGAACCTGGATCACGTCGCGGAGCGGCTGGGGGCCGCCTTCCCCGAGCTGGGGTGGGAGCCGCCGCAGGCCGGGTACCTGGCCTGGATCGACCTGCGGCCGCTGGGGGTGGACGACGAGGCGTTGCAGCGGGAGCTGGTGGAGCGGGAGAAGGTGGCGATCATGGGCGGCTCCGTCTACGGGGCGCCCGGGTTCGTCCGGCTGAACGTGGGGTGCCCTCGGGAGAAGGCGGTGCGGGGGGTGTCGGCGTTGGTGCGGGCGGTGGAGGCCGTGCGGTAG